From Arachis stenosperma cultivar V10309 chromosome 2, arast.V10309.gnm1.PFL2, whole genome shotgun sequence, one genomic window encodes:
- the LOC130962377 gene encoding putative disease resistance protein At3g14460, which yields MAGAVVGGAFLSGFINIVINKFLTEDVANKVFGKKLGPNLVERLKTALLGVEGLVADAEMKQFGNPSVRKWLDSLRDAVYCAEDLLDAVLLKATTQKNASSSWSLSFFINRDTKMVDKMEVVVRRIEDLGKQKDFLGLEKIPTGTSSWRTPSTSLVKGTVYGREDDKKALIKMLNDNCEHHLSVFAIVGIGGVGKTTLAQWLYNNEGEFMKGFDLKAWVCVSEKFEVVETTRNVIKQLHGDSCSLDDFNSLQNALKEELSNKKFFIVLDDVWSDDGDKWSNFMTPFQQNGNKGSIVLLTTREENVASAVQNCRPYFLKKLSEDYCWSVFAENASFPQSNGRAALEEIGRKIVKKCDGLPLAAETLGRLLCTKHDVEEWNKILRSDIWGFSVQKSKIIPALLISYFHLPPHLKGCFVYCALYSKDHKFEKDDLILLWMAEDLLPPPKRGESLEEVGCECFDELTSRLFFTKNEDFGDYFVMHDLLHDLAIFLAGDFYCNSKELGKEEEIKIQTRYLCVDLRHCSSKLYNSISKVKSLRTLLLFDGFSSPNCNIEAATREILSKCKYLRVLSFDKVDVLPNSTGELIHLRHLDLSFTEIETLPESLCSLCNLQTLKLYQCSELTRLPSGLHNLVSLRHLDIRGTSLEEMPRKMSKLNQLHVLRSFVIGKHEDNGIQELGGLVNLHGSLEIKKLENIVDVKEAKSAKIMDKKHIDELWLEWSSGDDLVSSTEKERDMLDNLQPHNGLKELRIKGYKGTIFPDWLGRCSYNNMTSVYLESCKNCCMLPSLGQLPSLKLLRIRGFNQLRSIGEEFYKNEGDHHHSLHIASFPSLESLKFHNMPRWEVWHVSESEAFPQLRELEITSCPMLKEEMLNLVLLRIVFSLSDVSKDRKLRIINSEWRSEAMYLDGDTLTIRGRESVEESAFKAMISMNHLSCLQQIHISSCDSLTSLSLDVFPNLKNLRIEGCRNLESVSMSEAPHAALQRLSISECPELVLFAGEGLAAPNLTHLSITHCHKLEALPRDMNSLLPSLHSLQIYSCSDMCRLAEGDLPPNLKELEVGICEQQIRDLSWMPNFHTLTHLTIYGYGCKNIKSYPQVGSLPHLPSVTTLNICCFKNLETLECNELLRLTSLQHLHIYDCEKLENMEGERLPPSLLLLQLSWCRCRIWQEKSFLPFTYYLKFKTVLCSVNATRRIVAAKLSMKIFQGPEEIHNCYGQGIAFFMDSTNKMCIRRTSSVAIATWGACSSVFEVKKECNNVEDIILHLSSRF from the exons ATGGCCGGTGCAGTTGTTGGTGGAGCTTTCCTCTCTGGCTTCATTAACATTGTCATTAACAAGTTCCTTACAGAGGATGTGGCCAACAAGGTGTTTGGCAAGAAGCTTGGCCCTAACTTGGTTGAAAGGCTGAAGACTGCTCTTTTGGGTGTTGAAGGACTTGTTGCTGATGCTGAGATGAAGCAGTTCGGTAATCCATCTGTGAGGAAGTGGCTCGATAGTCTCCGGGATGCTGTTTACTGTGCTGAGGACTTGCTGGATGCTGTCCTCCTCAAAGCCACCACTCAAAAGAATGCAAGTTCTTCCTGGTCCCTTAGCTTCTTCATCAACCGAGATACGAAGATGGTAGACAAGATGGAAGTGGTGGTTAGAAGAATTGAGGATCTTGGAAAACAAAAAGATTTCCTTGGTCTTGAAAAGATTCCCACTGGTACCTCATCATGGAGGACTCCATCCACTTCTCTTGTAAAAGGGACTGTGTATGGCAGGGAGGATGACAAGAAGGCCTTAATCAAGATGCTGAATGACAACTGTGAGCATCACTTGTCTGTGTTTGCTATTGTTGGCATAGGTGGGGTTGGTAAAACAACTTTAGCCCAATGGCTGTACAACAATGAAGGGGAGTTCATGAAGGGATTTGATCTGAAAGCATGGGTTTGCGTATCGGAGAAGTTTGAAGTTGTTGAGACTACAAGGAATGTCATAAAGCAGCTACATGGAGATTCTTGTAGTCTCGATGATTTCAATTCACTTCAAAATGCTCTGAAAGAAGAATTGTCCAATAAGAAGTTCTTTATTGTTCTGGATGATGTTTGGAGTGATGATGGTGACAAATGGAGTAATTTTATGACCCCTTTCCAACAAAATGGGAATAAGGGAAGTATTGTTCTTCTGACTACTCGGGAGGAAAATGTTGCTTCCGCAGTTCAAAATTGTCGGCCTTATTTTCTCAAGAAGTTGTCGGAGGACTATTGTTGGTCAGTGTTTGCAGAAAATGCATCTTTTCCACAATCAAATGGGAGAGCAGCACTTGAAGAAATAGGCAGAAAGATTGTCAAGAAGTGTGATGGCTTGCCATTAGCTGCAGAAACACTTGGTCGTTTGTTATGTACAAAGCACGATGTTGAGGAATGGAACAAGATACTAAGGAGTGATATTTGGGGATTTTCTGTGCAGAAGAGTAAGATTATCCCAGCATTACTGATAAGTTACTTCCATCTTCCTCCACATTTAAAGGGTTGTTTTGTTTACTGTGCTTTATATTCCAAAGATCATAAATTTGAGAAAGATGATCTAATCCTTTTGTGGATGGCAGAAGATCTTTTACCACCACCAAAAAGAGGAGAGAGTTTAGAAGAAGTTGGTTGTGAATGTTTTGATGAACTTACTTCTAGATTATTTTTCACAAAGAATGAAGACTTTGGTGATTATTTTGTGATGCATGATCTCTTGCATGACTTAGCAATATTCCTTGCTGGAGATTTCTATTGCAACTCAAAAGAACTTGGTAAAGAGGAGGAGATAAAGATTCAGACTCGGTATTTATGTGTAGATTTACGTCATTGCAGCTCAAAACTTTATAATTCTATTTCTAAAGTAAAATCTTTGAGAACATTATTATTGTTTGACGGTTTCTCATCTCCCAACTGCAACATTGAAGCCGCAACACGTGAGATATTATCAAAATGTAAATATTTGAGAGTTTTATCCTTTGATAAAGTTGATGTGTTGCCTAATTCAACAGGAGAATTGATCCATCTGCGCCACCTGGATCTCTCTTTTACTGAAATAGAGACATTACCCGAGTCTTTGTGCAGCTTGTGTAATTTGCAAACATTGAAGTTGTATCAATGTTCTGAGCTAACTAGGCTGCCTAGTGGTTTGCATAATCTTGTGAGTCTCCGGCATCTTGATATTAGAGGAACTTCTTTGGAAGAAATGCCCAGAAAAATGAGCAAATTGAATCAGTTGCACGTTTTACGTTCCTTTGTCATCGGCAAGCACGAAGACAATGGAATCCAGGAGTTAGGAGGGCTGGTAAATCTTCATGGATCCCTTGAGATTAAGAAGTTGGAGAATATTGTTGATGTGAAAGAAGCAAAGAGCGCAAAGATAATGGATAAGAAGCACATTGATGAATTATGGTTGGAATGGTCTTCAGGTGATGATTTGGTTTCAAGCACAGAAAAGGAAAGAGACATGCTCGATAACTTGCAACCACACAATGGGTTGAAGGAGTTGAGAATCAAGGGATACAAGGGTACAATATTTCCAGATTGGTTGGGGCGCTGTTCCTACAACAATATGACAAGTGTATATCTAGAGTCTTGCAAGAATTGCTGCATGCTGCCTTCACTTGGACAGCTGCCATCTCTCAAGTTGCTGCGCATTCGAGGTTTCAATCAGCTGAGGAGTATTGGCGAGGAGTTTTACAAGAATGAAGGAGATCATCATCATTCGTTGCATATTGCATCGTTTCCCTCACTGGAGAGTTTGAAGTTTCATAACATGCCACGATGGGAGGTGTGGCACGTATCTGAGTCGGAAGCTTTTCCTCAACTTAGGGAGCTTGAAATAACAAGTTGCCCAATGTTGAAGGAAGAGATGCTTAATCTGGTACTCCTCAGAATCGTTTTTTCTTTGTCGGATGTTTCCAAAGATCGCAAACTACGTATAATCAATAGTGAATGGCGCAGCGAGGCCATGTATCTTGATGGGGATACTTTAACAATTAGGGGACGTGAATCTGTGGAGGAGTCTGCATTTAAGGCAATGATCAGCATGAACCATCTAAGTTGCCTCCAACAAATACACATCTCGAGCTGTGATTCACTGACCTCCTTGTCGTTGGATGTATTTCCGAATCTCAAGAATCTCCGGATAGAAGGGTGTAGGAATCTGGAATCAGTGTCAATGTCAGAGGCACCACATGCTGCTCTTCAACGCCTCTCCATCTCTGAATGTCCTGAATTAGTGTTATTTGCAGGAGAAGGACTGGCTGCACCCAACTTGACTCATCTCAGCATCACACATTGCCACAAGTTGGAGGCATTACCACGTGACATGAATAGTCTACTCCCAAGTTTACACTCTCTCCAGATATATAGTTGCTCAGACATGTGCAGGTTGGCAGAGGGTGATTTGCCGCCTAACTTGAAAGAACTTGAAGTGGGAATTTGCGAGCAACAAATAAGGGATCTATCATGGATGCCCAACTTCCACACCCTCACTCATCTTACTATTTATGGTTATGGGTGTAAGAACATAAAGTCATACCCACAGGTGGGTTCGCTGCCTCACCTTCCCTCCGTTACCACTCTCAATATATGCTGCTTCAAGAATCTGGAGACATTGGAGTGCAATGAGCTTCTCCGCCTCACCTCCCTTCAACACTTGCACATTTATGACTGCGAGAAGCTGGAGAATATGGAAGGAGAAAGGCTGCCTCCCTCGCTCTTGCTACTTCAACTTTCATGGTGTC GTTGCAGAATATGGCAGGAGAAAAGCTTCCTTCCTTTCACTTACTACTTGAAATTCAAGACTGTCCTTTGCTCGGTGAATGCTACAAGAAGAATAGTTGCAGCTAAACTCTCTATGAAG ATTTTCCAGGGGCCTGAAGAGATACATAACTGCTACGGTCAAGGAATTGCTTTCTTTATGGATTCAACCAATAAAATGTGCATTAGACGCACCTCTTCTGTGGCAATTGCAACTTGGGGAGCATGTAG TTCTGTTTTTGAAGTTAAAAAGGAGTGCAACAATGTTGAAGACATCATTCTGCATTTATCAAGCAGGTTCTGA
- the LOC130961255 gene encoding putative disease resistance RPP13-like protein 1 translates to MAAELVGGALLFSFIDVVIDRLLTTDAVNLVLGNELGPDLVEKLKTALLGAEALVADAEMKQFGNPSVRKWLDNLRDAVYCAEDLLDTVLIKATTQKKKSSCCSLSFFINRHRDDMVDKMEGVVIRIEDLGKQKDFLGLEKIPTGSSSWRTPTSSLVRGNVYGREDDKKALVQMLNDNNEHHLSVIAIVGIGGVGKTTLAQWLYNNQEEFMKGFDLKAWVCVSEKFEVVETTRNFIKEISPDTQCLEHFNSLHHALKEKLLNKKFFIVLDDVWSDDGDKWSNFMTPFQYGKKGSIVLLTTRGNNVALAVQNCRPYFLRKLSEDYCWSMFAENASFPESNGRAALEEIGRKIVRKCDGLPLAAETLGRLLRTKHDVEEWNKILMSHIWGFAVQKSKIIPALLISYFHLPPHLKGCFVYCALYPKDYKFVKDELILLWMAEALLTPEGGKSLEVIGREYFDELTSRLFFTKNNDGDDYFDARSPA, encoded by the coding sequence ATGGCTGCTGAACTTGTTGGTGGAGCTTTACTTTTTAGCTTCATTGACGTTGTCATTGACAGGCTCCTTACAACTGATGCTGTCAACTTGGTCTTGGGCAACGAACTTGGCCCTGACTTGGTTGAAAAGCTGAAGACTGCTCTGTTGGGTGCTGAAGCTCTTGTTGCTGATGCTGAGATGAAGCAGTTTGGCAATCCATCGGTGAGGAAGTGGCTCGATAATCTCAGGGATGCTGTTTACTGTGCTGAGGACTTGCTGGACACTGTCCTCATCAAAGCCACCacacaaaagaagaaaagttcTTGCTGTTCCCTTAGCTTCTTCATCAACCGACATAGAGATGACATGGTAGACAAGATGGAAGGGGTAGTTATAAGAATTGAGGATCTTGGAAAACAAAAAGATTTCCTTGGTCTTGAAAAGATTCCCACTGGTAGCTCATCATGGAGGACTCCAACCAGTTCTCTTGTGAGAGGGAATGTGTATGGCAGGGAGGATGACAAGAAGGCCCTAGTCCAGATGCTGAATGACAACAATGAGCATCACCTGTCTGTGATAGCTATTGTTGGCATAGGTGGGGTTGGTAAAACAACTTTAGCCCAATGGCTGTACAACAATCAGGAGGAGTTCATGAAGGGATTTGATCTGAAAGCATGGGTTTGCGTTTCGGAGAAGTTTGAAGTTGTTGAGACTACAAGGAATTTTATAAAGGAGATCTCTCCGGATACTCAATGTCTTGAGCACTTCAATTCACTTCACCATGCTTTGAAAGAAAAATTGTTGAACAAGAAATTCTTTATTGTTCTGGATGATGTTTGGAGTGATGATGGTGACAAATGGAGTAATTTTATGACCCCTTTCCAATATGGGAAGAAAGGAAGTATTGTTCTTCTGACTACTCGCGGGAATAATGTTGCTTTAGCCGTTCAAAATTGTCGCCCTTATTTTCTCAGGAAGTTGTCAGAGGACTATTGTTGGTCAATGTTTGCAGAAAATGCATCTTTTCCAGAATCAAATGGGAGAGCAGCACTTGAAGAAATAGGTAGAAAGATTGTCAGGAAGTGTGATGGCTTGCCATTAGCTGCAGAAACACTTGGTCGCTTGTTACGTACAAAGCATGATGTTGAGGAATGGAACAAGATACTAATGAGTCATATTTGGGGATTTGCTGTGCAGAAGAGTAAGATTATCCCAGCATTACTGATAAGTTACTTCCATCTTCCTCCACATTTAAAGGGTTGTTTTGTTTACTGTGCATTATATCCCAAGGATTATAAATTTGTGAAGGATGAATTAATCCTTTTGTGGATGGCAGAAGCATTGTTAACACCAGAAGGAGGAAAGAGTTTAGAAGTAATTGGTCGTGAGTATTTTGATGAACTAACTTCCAGATTATTTTTTACAAAGAATAATGACGGGGATGATTATTTTGATGCACGATCTCCTGCATGA